The DNA region GAGCACTTTGGCGCTCAGGCTCAGATCCTCGACCCCTTTCAGCTGCGGGTAGTGCTTCTGCATGGCGGCGGTCAGTGCAGCGGCATCCTTTGCCTGCGGCAGTTCGCGTTCCAGCACTTTCAGATAGTCACTGGTAAATCTGACCGGGGCCAGCGTCTGCGGGCTGCCGGGCAGGAAATGACCGGGCACCACTCTGGCCGGACGCAGGGCGCCGATATCGGCCAGCGCAGTCTGCCAGCTGGCGCGTTCGGCCGGGGTCCGGGTATCGGCCGTCCATACATGCATATTGCCGGACACCAGCACGCCGCCGACCACGGCCTTCAGCGACGGAATCCAGACAAAGGTCCGCTCGGGAGCCGGTCCCTTCAGACCACGGATTTCAAGGCGCTGGCCGTCGACTTTCAGCGTGTCGCCCGGCAGGGCCTCCGGGACCACTAGCGACTTCGGCGCGTTGTCCTTCAGGATCGGACCCCAGTAGGCGAGCTTGCCATCCTTGCTGGCGCGGATTGCGGCGACCGTCTGCGGGGTGGCGACGACTTTCGCGTCCGGAAAAGCCGCATGCAGCACGTCGAGCCCGAAATAGAAGTCCGGGTCGGAATGGCTGATATAGATGGTGGTCAGCTTCTTGCCGCTGGCCTTGATGCGTTCAACCAGTGCCTCGGCGTCATTGCGCTGGAACTGGGCATCGATCAGCACCGCTTCGGTCTTGCCGGTCACCAGTTCGGACGAGACCGGGAACACGCTGCGTTCGCCGGGATTGTAGACCTCGAGTTTCAGCGGCGCGGCGGCCAGGGCAGGGGCGGTCAGGGCGGCGGTGACGGCAGCGGCGGTCAGCTGGCGCAGCGAGAGCTTGAACATGGGGCAAATCCTGTATCGGGTGGGAATGGCTGCAGGATAGGTTGCAATCGGCGCTGGAAAAACCGGCTAAAATGCAATCATTTGTTGCATGAAACGGACGAATGATGGACCGAATCGTCGCTGCCGAAGTCTTTGTGGCCATTGTCGAGCGCGGCAGCATGATTGCCGCCGCCGAGGCGCTGGACATGTCACGGGCCATGGTCACGCGCTATCTGGCGCAGATGGAGCACTGGGCCGGCGCCCGTCTGCTGCACCGGACCACGCGCAAGCTCGGCCTGACCGATGCCGGCAGTGAGACACTGGCACGCTGCCGGCGGATGCTGGGCATCGCCGCCGCCATGCCGGCGCCGGGCACGGCCGATACCGGTTCACCGCAGGGGTTGTTGCGGATCGCCTGCTCGCAGTCACTGGCGCAGGCGGCACTGGCGCCGGCAGTCGCCGGTTATCTGCGCCGCTATCCGCGCATGGCCATCGACCTGCAGATCGACAATCGCGCCGTCAATCTGGTCGAGGAACGCATCGATCTGGCGCTGCGCATCACCAATGCGCTGGACCCGAACCTGATCGCCCGGCAACTGGGAACTTGTGCATCGGTGCTGTGCGCGTCGCCGGCCTACCTGGCGGCCCATGGCACGCCGCGCCGGGTCGAGGACCTGGCGCTGCACGACTGCCTGACCTATTCGTACTTCGGCAAAAGCCTGTGGCAGTTCACGCGTGCTGGCGAGACGGTGTCGGTGCCGGTCAGCGGTCGCCTGAGCGCCAACGAATCGGTGGTGCTGCTGACCGCCGTGCTGGAAGGGGCGGGTGTGGCGTTGCAGCCGCGCTATTCGGCAGCACCCCTGCTCGCCAGCGGCCGGCTGGTCGCGCTGTTGCCCGACTCTCTGCCGCAGCCGATGGGCATCCATGGCATCTATACCTCGCGCCAGTATCAGCCGGCCGGGCTGCGCGCGTTGCTGGACTATCTGGTCGACTGGTTTGCCGGCGACAGCCGCTGGCTGGAACTGACGCAGTGAGGCGGTTTGCCGCACGACGCCGGACAGGCAAGCCCCGCAACGGATAGCGGGCGCGTAAAGCGAAATATCCCCGCCGTGGCGGGGAGGGAAGCGAACGGGTTCACGCCGGCAGGCGGGTACCGACGCCACGATGACTGTCGATTGCCCGCCTTTGTCCGCCGTCAGTGCTAGACCCGGAACTGGCCGATGGTGGTCAGCATCCGCTGCGCCTGCTCGTTCAGGTTGGCGGCGGTGGCCGAGTTGCTCTGCGAGCTGGAATGGCTTTCTTCGGCCATCTGCGCCACGCGTTCGATCTGCTGGGCGATGCTGGTGCTGGCCAGCGACTGCTCGCGCATC from Microvirgula aerodenitrificans DSM 15089 includes:
- a CDS encoding MBL fold metallo-hydrolase is translated as MFKLSLRQLTAAAVTAALTAPALAAAPLKLEVYNPGERSVFPVSSELVTGKTEAVLIDAQFQRNDAEALVERIKASGKKLTTIYISHSDPDFYFGLDVLHAAFPDAKVVATPQTVAAIRASKDGKLAYWGPILKDNAPKSLVVPEALPGDTLKVDGQRLEIRGLKGPAPERTFVWIPSLKAVVGGVLVSGNMHVWTADTRTPAERASWQTALADIGALRPARVVPGHFLPGSPQTLAPVRFTSDYLKVLERELPQAKDAAALTAAMQKHYPQLKGVEDLSLSAKVLKGEMAWPQ
- a CDS encoding LysR family transcriptional regulator, giving the protein MMDRIVAAEVFVAIVERGSMIAAAEALDMSRAMVTRYLAQMEHWAGARLLHRTTRKLGLTDAGSETLARCRRMLGIAAAMPAPGTADTGSPQGLLRIACSQSLAQAALAPAVAGYLRRYPRMAIDLQIDNRAVNLVEERIDLALRITNALDPNLIARQLGTCASVLCASPAYLAAHGTPRRVEDLALHDCLTYSYFGKSLWQFTRAGETVSVPVSGRLSANESVVLLTAVLEGAGVALQPRYSAAPLLASGRLVALLPDSLPQPMGIHGIYTSRQYQPAGLRALLDYLVDWFAGDSRWLELTQ